The following coding sequences lie in one Prevotella sp. oral taxon 299 str. F0039 genomic window:
- a CDS encoding cellulase family glycosylhydrolase — MNKIRYCIMALFLLCATAVKAQSFVTVKDGKLYRDGKPYTFIGTNYWYGAILGSKGKGGNRKRLNRELDEMKRLGINNLRILVGSDGEEGIKWKASPILQPSPGVYNDTILDGLDYLMLQLQQRGMVAVLYLNNSWEWSGGYGFYLEKAGGGKAQQPNEVGYSAYVKYASQFATNQKAQQLFFNHINFILKRTNRYTGKPYTDDHAIMSWQICNEPRAFNKTALPQFEAWIAKAAAMMKSIDKRHLVSIGSEGAFGCEADYDSWQRICSDPNVDYCNVHIWPYNWGWAKKDSLMLNMRQAQDYTKDYLDRHLDICAKINKPLVMEEFGYPRDGVSFSKQSSTTARDAYYSYVFSLLADNLAKDGYFVGCNFWGWGGHAQPKHEQWIPGDDYMCDPPQEPQGLYSVFSTDKSTINIIKASIANLPKRK; from the coding sequence ATGAATAAAATACGATACTGCATCATGGCATTATTTCTTCTTTGTGCTACAGCCGTTAAGGCGCAATCTTTCGTTACAGTAAAGGACGGCAAACTCTATCGTGACGGCAAACCCTACACTTTTATCGGAACAAACTATTGGTATGGAGCCATACTTGGTTCGAAAGGGAAGGGCGGAAACAGAAAAAGACTGAACCGTGAACTAGATGAAATGAAACGTCTAGGCATAAATAATCTGCGCATATTGGTGGGTAGCGATGGTGAAGAAGGAATTAAATGGAAAGCATCTCCAATACTCCAGCCTTCTCCTGGTGTGTATAACGATACAATATTAGATGGTCTCGACTATCTGATGCTTCAGCTTCAACAACGTGGAATGGTAGCAGTACTCTACCTAAACAACTCTTGGGAATGGAGTGGTGGCTATGGTTTCTACCTCGAAAAGGCAGGTGGAGGCAAGGCACAACAGCCTAACGAGGTGGGATATTCTGCCTATGTTAAGTACGCATCGCAATTTGCTACCAATCAAAAGGCGCAACAACTCTTCTTCAATCACATCAATTTCATTCTCAAACGCACCAACCGCTACACAGGAAAGCCCTACACTGACGATCATGCTATCATGTCATGGCAAATTTGCAACGAGCCACGTGCGTTCAATAAGACTGCCCTACCCCAGTTCGAAGCGTGGATTGCTAAGGCAGCAGCAATGATGAAGAGTATCGATAAACGACATTTAGTGAGCATTGGTTCTGAAGGAGCATTCGGTTGTGAAGCTGATTATGATTCATGGCAGCGCATCTGTTCCGACCCAAATGTAGACTATTGTAACGTACATATTTGGCCTTACAATTGGGGGTGGGCTAAAAAAGACTCGCTAATGCTAAATATGCGACAAGCTCAAGACTACACCAAAGACTATTTAGACCGCCATTTAGATATCTGTGCCAAGATCAACAAACCTCTAGTTATGGAAGAATTTGGTTATCCACGAGATGGTGTTTCTTTCTCTAAACAATCGTCTACCACTGCTCGAGATGCCTATTATAGCTACGTATTCTCGCTATTAGCAGACAACTTAGCCAAAGATGGATACTTTGTAGGTTGTAATTTCTGGGGTTGGGGAGGTCATGCGCAACCCAAACACGAACAATGGATACCTGGAGACGACTATATGTGCGACCCACCACAAGAGCCACAAGGGCTTTACTCGGTGTTCTCTACAGACAAGTCTACCATTAATATAATAAAAGCAAGTATCGCTAATCTGCCCAAACGCAAATAA
- a CDS encoding thioredoxin family protein, which yields MKHQTNINEIEQAISKNRLCLFYVKAPDCGVCNVMHSKVERLVEDYPQLLSFYTDITEEPLIASRFLVYAGPTVLLILEGKEVYRSSRFIDLKELGRKIVQLIEFLEL from the coding sequence ATGAAGCATCAAACAAATATCAACGAAATAGAGCAGGCTATCAGTAAGAATCGTCTCTGCTTATTCTATGTTAAGGCTCCCGATTGTGGAGTTTGCAATGTTATGCACAGCAAAGTTGAACGACTAGTAGAGGACTATCCTCAGCTATTATCATTTTACACGGACATAACAGAAGAGCCTTTGATAGCTAGTCGATTCCTGGTATATGCAGGACCAACCGTATTACTTATATTAGAAGGCAAAGAGGTCTATCGAAGTTCTCGCTTTATAGACTTAAAAGAACTGGGAAGAAAGATTGTTCAACTAATAGAGTTTTTGGAGTTATGA